In Oncorhynchus masou masou isolate Uvic2021 chromosome 31, UVic_Omas_1.1, whole genome shotgun sequence, the sequence AGGCAAGCTAACGTCAGCTAGTTATCTACGTTTTCACGGGAAGCAGTTAGCAAACTCTCAGTTGATTCGGAATAATATAACACAACCTGAAAACTTCGCGTTGGATTTTCAGATATGTATTATGTAAAGCTGGCTTGGGATTCCTGGACTTTGAACATGTTCTTTTTCTGAGTTACATTAGCTAACTTCGCGAactgttaacgttagctagcctacTCGAATAATAGGATACCTGGTTAGTTTTGGCTAACCTCTCCCCTTCCAAACATGTTTGAAATGGAGACACACATATCTGGCCTTTTCCCGGAAATTTTAGCTATGATTTTCAGTTACTTGGACGTAAGGGACAAAGGTAGGGTGGCCCAAGTGTGTGCGGCCTGGAGGGACGCTTCGTACCACAAGTCTGTGTGGAGGGGGGTGGAAGCGAAGCTTCATCTGCGGAGGGCCAATCCGtccctgttccccagcctccatACCCGGGGCATCAAGAAGGTCCAGATCCTCAGCCTGCGGCGCAGCCTGAGCTACGTGATCCAGGGGATGCCAAACATTGAAAGCCTTAACCTATGTGGCTGTTTTAACCTCACGGACAATGGCCTCGGACATGCTTTTGTTCAGGACATCCCTTCCTTGCGGATCCTCAACCTCAGCCTCTGCAAACCAATCACAGACTCAAGCCTGGGCAGGATTGCCCAGTATCTGAAAAATCTGGAGGTGCTGGAACTCGGTGGCCTCAGTAACATCACCAACACAGGCCTTTTGCTCATTGCCTGGGGCTTGCACAAACTCAAGAGCCTTAATTTGCGGAGCTGCAGGCATGTGTCAGACGTGGGCATCGGTCACCTGGCTGGGATGACCCGAAGCGCTGCCGAAGGCTGCCTCTCTCTGGAGCAGCTGACCCTGCAAGACTGCCAAAAGCTGACGGACCTGTCCCTCAAACACGTCTCCAAGGGACTGGCCAATCTCAAGGTGCTCAACCTCAGCTTTTGCGGAGGAATATCAGATGCCGGTATGATCCACCTGTCGAATATGACTCACCTGTGGAGCCTCAACCTGCGGTCGTGTGACAACATAAGTGACACAGGCATCATGCACCTGGCAATGGGTTCTCTACAGCTTTCTGGCCTCGACGTGTCCTTCTGCGACAAGATAGGAGACCAGAGCCTGGCCTACATTGCCCAGGGGCTGTACCAGCTCAAGTCTCTGTCCCTGTGCTCCTGCCACATCAGTGACGACGGGATCAACCGGATGGTGCGCCAGATGCACGAGCTCAAGACCCTGAACATCGGGCAGTGCGTACGCATCACTGACAAGGGGCTGGAGCTAATCGCCGACCACCTGACGCAGCTCACCGGCATCGACCTGTACGGGTGTACCAAAATCACCAAGCGGGGGCTGGAGAGGATAACGCAGCTCCCGTGCCTTAAAGTGTTAAACCTGGGACTCTGGCAGATGACGGAGAGTGAGAAAGTGAGGTGAAAGCCAAGCTGGGAGGAAGATGTGGGGGTTTTCACCGTGGAAGGTGTATTATTTTTCATCTTCATAGAATACCAGAGTGGGTCAGCTTGTATACTTTTACATTACCTTTTAATAACTATAATACTGTGACCTTAATTTTAGTAGAAGGGATCAACCCTTTTTAAACATTCGCTGTCATAGCATTATTCCACCCCTTATTTTGGTATAATTGCTTTCTCCCTTATTTCCATGTTAACTATCCGGTCATTGTATCACATTTTATAAGGTTTTTACTAGCTACCTCATTCATTGAAGAAACTGGAGTGCCTGGGACACAACCCCACTGTCTTTCCatgcaaacaaaaaaaatatggGATATCTGCCACATTTTTCAACTTTCCCTTTAACTGTTTACCAGTATTGATGATAGACTCATGCAAAACAACTATGTTCTAACACAGTCCCTCTTAATAACACTGCACATGAAGGCCTTAATGCCTTGGATTGAAGCTTTGACTAAGAAGTATTTTTCTTatgttaataaatatattttttataatgaATGGCTGTAAGCCAGAACATTGTACTTCAAATTGAAGTGAATAGTTTGTTTTTGAAGTACACCTTTTTGAATTGGTAGTTTCAATGCCTGAGGAGTTGTACTGTATCTAACATTGTAATCTGCCTTTCCTAATTCCTTCTGGTAAACATGAACAGTGTGGATATGACAGGGGTAAACTATCTGCCTTCTCCCCCTGGGGACTTTAGAATGGAGAGTGGCAAAATAGACTTTATCTTGCCCTTGGTTATCAAGAGCATGTATTTGAAGTCTGTATGCAACATATCAATAACCTACATCATATTTTCTCCTGTAGCGCCTTCATGGATTGATCATTGGTGTGTTTTTTTAAAAAGGGTAATTTAAAATGGTTTTATATTCATACAACAGTGATATTTATTAATAAAAATGCTGAATGTTTTTTTTGCGAAATGGTTTATTTTGAGTTCTGTCGCCTGAGGTTTATAGGAGGGCCTTACTATGAAAAAGCAGGTACTAAATATGGCAGAAGGTGCAGGGTGTTCAGAACATTAGGGGACATTCCATTATCTTACTCTAATACAAGTTATGCTGGTCCAGAAACAACCATTTGGGGTCGCACACTTCATATGTATAacctcccagtaatttattgggtaaaaaacaaaaacatttcagCATCACTGTGCTGTTTATCCGGTGTGACAAATCATTTTGTTTTATGTTACACTTAATTATGCTGATAAATATGCACAATGGCAGTACTGTAAACAAAAATCCCCACAGAGAGTGAAAGACTGATAGGATATGTTTATTTACATACATACAAAATGCAAATACTCAAACGTGTCTGTTTTTGCTTTAATTTTACATAACATTTTTCATCATTAACACAGACGGAAGGCAGTACATTTCTTTAACAAATGCAAAagaaagttaaaaaaataaaacgagAACCATGACTTTAGAAGTAGCCCCTTTAACAGCACTGTGTTCCTGAATGAAGAGTTGAAAACAAAGTTATCACAGACTGGTGAGTCCACAGACATTAAGGCAAGGGCAGGGATACACAGGCTAGGGCCCTGTTGCAACTTTTTTGAAAGACACATTTTTTTTCCTCTTTCCTGAAATAAAACTGTTCTCATGACCTGGATAGGTGAATGCTGACCAGTGAAACCCTTTGCTTTTACCTCTGATTTTATCAGGTCAGTAATGACTTCTGGAAAGGGAGATGGCCATAGAGAGTACTTTAGAATCACATCCTGGTTTATGGACAAGGGGCAGGATAAGATAACCTAAACAGTAGCCTAGTCTCCAACTCTGGTCCTGGAGACCAAGGTGATTTGTAACTTATCATTGTTCAACCATGGACAGATTGAAATAGaaatgtactgtacagagcagTTCTAAATGCCAGAGACTGGCAGCGTGCTCTGTAAATCAGGCCACTGAATATCAGGAGAACCATGGttggagaccgttctgtcctaaACGGTCAGACTACTGTGTGAGACA encodes:
- the LOC135524299 gene encoding F-box/LRR-repeat protein 14-like; translated protein: MFEMETHISGLFPEILAMIFSYLDVRDKGRVAQVCAAWRDASYHKSVWRGVEAKLHLRRANPSLFPSLHTRGIKKVQILSLRRSLSYVIQGMPNIESLNLCGCFNLTDNGLGHAFVQDIPSLRILNLSLCKPITDSSLGRIAQYLKNLEVLELGGLSNITNTGLLLIAWGLHKLKSLNLRSCRHVSDVGIGHLAGMTRSAAEGCLSLEQLTLQDCQKLTDLSLKHVSKGLANLKVLNLSFCGGISDAGMIHLSNMTHLWSLNLRSCDNISDTGIMHLAMGSLQLSGLDVSFCDKIGDQSLAYIAQGLYQLKSLSLCSCHISDDGINRMVRQMHELKTLNIGQCVRITDKGLELIADHLTQLTGIDLYGCTKITKRGLERITQLPCLKVLNLGLWQMTESEKVR